In Thalassoglobus sp. JC818, a single window of DNA contains:
- a CDS encoding sigma-70 family RNA polymerase sigma factor: MSVNFDIPTRLSMFVHLQANEEQAWSEFVRQYGPMIASWCMRYNLDETETADVTQTVLIKLVQVMRESRYDSNKGSFRGWLKTVTNNAVRDVIRTWHKPGRGSGDSVNLDRLSALEDPAALETLNECVDEEYKRILLHEAERRVRERVRDFTWRAFEITTLEQRSAKEASEELNMKIAEIYVAKSRVIKMLNEEVARQEEELEGNQSDQS; the protein is encoded by the coding sequence ATGTCAGTCAATTTTGACATCCCAACCCGATTGTCGATGTTCGTACATCTGCAAGCGAACGAGGAACAAGCCTGGTCAGAATTCGTTCGCCAGTACGGACCAATGATCGCTTCGTGGTGCATGCGATATAATCTGGATGAAACAGAGACCGCGGACGTCACTCAAACCGTGCTGATCAAGCTTGTTCAGGTCATGCGGGAGTCGCGCTACGACTCGAACAAAGGGAGCTTTCGCGGCTGGCTCAAAACTGTGACCAACAACGCCGTTCGAGATGTCATCCGAACATGGCACAAACCGGGACGAGGAAGTGGCGATTCGGTCAATCTGGATCGACTCAGCGCACTCGAAGATCCAGCTGCCCTCGAAACTCTCAATGAGTGTGTCGACGAAGAGTACAAGCGAATTCTTCTGCATGAGGCGGAGCGTCGTGTTCGAGAGCGTGTTCGAGACTTCACATGGCGGGCGTTTGAGATTACGACTCTTGAACAGCGCAGCGCTAAAGAAGCTTCTGAAGAACTCAACATGAAGATTGCAGAGATCTATGTCGCCAAGTCCCGTGTCATCAAGATGCTGAATGAAGAAGTCGCACGGCAGGAAGAGGAACTCGAGGGGAACCAATCTGACCAGTCCTAA
- a CDS encoding tetratricopeptide repeat protein, protein MTATVQHEQPAAEVPSSSNFEVKAFDPEEVARCLKEGRPLKELVDFDDRVWETMYDFGFRNFQNGQFSAAEYWWTQCCLFESHRDRNWIALGVACKKQNKFSEALNAFSLAAHNGSKNPWAPLHAAECLIQLAEFDKAALALNDAEEWLNSSKDPSQLQSRITMLRRGLERRKQREDNHSPPRE, encoded by the coding sequence ATGACTGCGACCGTTCAACATGAGCAGCCTGCTGCGGAAGTGCCTTCGTCTTCGAATTTCGAAGTAAAAGCGTTCGATCCAGAAGAGGTAGCACGATGCCTGAAAGAAGGCCGTCCGCTGAAGGAACTCGTCGACTTCGATGATCGAGTTTGGGAAACGATGTACGACTTCGGCTTTCGTAACTTCCAGAATGGACAATTCAGCGCCGCAGAATACTGGTGGACTCAGTGTTGTCTGTTCGAATCCCATCGTGACCGCAACTGGATCGCCTTGGGTGTTGCTTGTAAGAAACAGAACAAGTTCAGCGAAGCTCTGAATGCATTCTCGTTGGCAGCCCACAACGGCAGCAAGAATCCCTGGGCACCGCTGCACGCAGCGGAATGTCTAATTCAACTCGCTGAATTCGACAAAGCAGCATTGGCGTTGAACGATGCAGAAGAATGGCTCAACTCCAGCAAAGACCCGTCACAACTTCAGAGTCGCATCACGATGCTGCGCCGCGGATTGGAAAGACGGAAACAGCGCGAAGACAACCATTCGCCACCACGCGAATAA
- the sctC gene encoding type III secretion system outer membrane ring subunit SctC, with the protein MKTARAIIVTLVLTVAARSAHAQLPTSVEVYQYRAVNRELTEVLRAFASDQRLNIVIDEAVEPKLINEEIELPPEQFLNYITGKNGLVWYYDGTSVYINRSSDLQTQAFRLRYTTPARVTETMQILNAYSDNFPFRLLDPEKVILVVGPPRLIEMTRFAVETLESGGEANLMNEVSIAVFPLTFASATDQTLEFQGQSVQVPGVATILESLISGQPIQGKLSTLLPRNLPGLTGYGLDRFSQTPEARLFSRQPSLVGETDVQPDEYIATREDLATQINPDGTVEESDQVRVINTASITPTIRADPRLNAIVVRDLPERMESYRQLIHSLDQPSGIIEITARIIDITKRGVFEWGLPYDFQWDSGGQARQFSMQLTTTDTANLAVTLLKDETVQFMQQIKALEQDGYARVASRPSILTLDNVQAEINNSETFFVRVEGDFEVDLFDVSVGTKLNITPRIIEKDAKKLIKLSVQIDDGAVLEQTVDEIPRIRNDSITTQALLSENQSLLIGGLFREEKSTVESRIPVLGNLPGVGFLFRTEEFNTSRVERVILIEPRIVTLASLQGGDIPPGLDYFPDPVPLDADELCPPLPACPPGQIPPVGLPSNPVGQNRQGAQEGSPGKFPVWASENETSVNDVRRAEMRVSSEESNGHLERASYSKSTTVQGSSQITNEQAAASLNMKTLGGAHPALQRLEANSPRWEQSSSGNVYKTAQIQKTESTTENRRVPFNLFRKKDSDEQPKSETTGRRSLFRWKD; encoded by the coding sequence GTGAAAACTGCGAGAGCAATCATTGTCACGTTGGTGCTGACCGTTGCAGCACGGTCAGCGCACGCGCAGTTGCCGACGAGTGTTGAGGTCTATCAATACCGCGCTGTCAATCGTGAGCTGACGGAAGTTCTCCGTGCATTCGCGTCTGATCAACGACTCAACATTGTCATCGACGAAGCTGTTGAACCCAAGCTGATCAATGAAGAGATCGAGTTACCTCCTGAGCAGTTCCTGAACTATATCACCGGGAAAAATGGGCTGGTCTGGTACTACGATGGGACATCTGTTTACATCAATCGCAGCAGCGACCTCCAAACGCAAGCCTTTCGACTTCGATACACGACACCTGCACGTGTGACCGAGACGATGCAGATCTTGAATGCGTATTCGGACAACTTCCCTTTTCGATTGCTCGATCCAGAAAAAGTGATCCTGGTCGTCGGTCCACCTCGGCTGATCGAAATGACACGTTTTGCTGTCGAAACACTCGAGAGCGGAGGCGAAGCAAACCTGATGAACGAGGTGTCGATCGCGGTTTTTCCACTTACTTTTGCATCCGCAACCGATCAGACTCTGGAGTTTCAGGGACAATCGGTTCAGGTCCCGGGCGTCGCAACGATTCTGGAAAGCCTGATTTCCGGTCAACCGATTCAGGGAAAGTTGTCGACGTTGTTGCCTCGTAATCTTCCGGGCCTCACCGGTTACGGATTGGATCGATTCTCGCAAACTCCCGAGGCACGTTTGTTCAGCCGTCAGCCATCACTAGTTGGTGAAACAGACGTTCAGCCGGACGAATACATTGCAACTCGCGAGGACTTGGCAACTCAAATCAATCCTGATGGGACGGTTGAAGAATCTGATCAAGTACGAGTCATCAATACTGCATCGATCACGCCGACGATCCGCGCTGACCCCCGATTGAATGCCATCGTTGTCCGCGATCTTCCTGAACGGATGGAGTCATACCGTCAGCTCATTCACTCGCTCGATCAACCGTCCGGGATCATCGAAATCACAGCGAGAATTATCGACATCACGAAGAGGGGAGTCTTCGAATGGGGGCTGCCATATGACTTTCAATGGGACAGCGGCGGTCAGGCTCGACAATTCTCGATGCAACTTACAACAACCGACACCGCGAATCTCGCTGTGACATTGTTGAAGGACGAGACAGTCCAGTTCATGCAGCAGATTAAAGCTCTTGAACAAGACGGATACGCCAGGGTCGCCAGCCGACCTTCGATTTTGACGCTCGACAATGTGCAAGCTGAGATCAATAACAGCGAAACATTTTTTGTTCGCGTCGAAGGCGATTTTGAAGTCGATCTCTTTGATGTTTCTGTCGGGACCAAACTCAACATCACTCCTCGGATTATCGAAAAGGATGCAAAGAAGCTGATCAAACTGAGTGTCCAGATTGATGATGGTGCTGTTCTCGAACAAACCGTTGATGAAATTCCTCGAATTCGCAACGACTCGATCACAACGCAGGCACTCCTTTCTGAGAACCAGAGCCTCTTGATCGGTGGGCTTTTCCGCGAGGAGAAATCGACTGTCGAGTCGCGAATACCTGTCTTGGGAAATCTTCCCGGCGTGGGCTTTCTTTTCAGGACGGAGGAGTTCAACACCAGTAGAGTCGAAAGAGTCATTCTGATCGAGCCGAGAATCGTGACTCTTGCGTCATTGCAGGGAGGCGATATTCCACCTGGTCTCGACTATTTCCCCGATCCTGTTCCGCTCGACGCCGATGAGCTCTGTCCTCCCCTGCCCGCGTGTCCTCCCGGTCAAATTCCGCCAGTTGGCTTGCCCTCAAACCCAGTTGGGCAGAATCGGCAGGGAGCTCAAGAGGGATCGCCAGGGAAGTTTCCAGTTTGGGCGAGCGAAAATGAAACTTCGGTCAATGACGTACGCCGAGCTGAAATGAGGGTGAGCAGCGAAGAATCCAACGGACACCTTGAGCGGGCAAGCTACTCGAAATCCACAACGGTTCAGGGCTCGTCTCAGATCACCAACGAACAAGCAGCTGCGAGTCTCAACATGAAGACCCTTGGTGGGGCCCACCCGGCCCTGCAGCGATTAGAAGCTAACTCCCCGAGATGGGAGCAGAGTTCTTCAGGCAACGTCTACAAGACGGCGCAAATTCAGAAAACGGAGTCCACTACCGAGAACCGAAGAGTCCCATTCAACCTCTTTCGGAAGAAGGACTCGGATGAACAGCCGAAGTCCGAAACGACCGGCCGACGGTCTCTCTTCCGCTGGAAGGACTGA
- a CDS encoding SycD/LcrH family type III secretion system chaperone, with product MSVDSPQIPNVDEKSLAKMVELIMCQGYTFGDAFQVTDEMKSALYAYAYDLQKREQYSTAETVFEYLCFLDHYESSSWVALGFCREKLRNYKKALQAYVLAGTLDIDNPIPSIRAAECLMQMGELEAAKDAVLMAIENSTDEPHLVQRKDRAEFLLKIIEKRMAKEKSQ from the coding sequence ATGAGTGTCGATTCTCCTCAGATCCCGAACGTCGACGAGAAGAGCCTGGCCAAAATGGTGGAACTCATCATGTGCCAAGGCTACACATTCGGTGACGCATTTCAGGTCACAGACGAAATGAAATCGGCACTTTACGCCTATGCCTACGACCTGCAAAAACGCGAGCAATATTCCACCGCTGAAACCGTCTTTGAGTACTTGTGCTTCCTTGACCACTACGAATCCAGCTCCTGGGTTGCTCTCGGTTTTTGTCGCGAAAAACTTCGGAACTACAAGAAGGCTCTTCAGGCTTACGTTCTTGCAGGGACGCTCGACATCGACAACCCGATTCCGAGCATCCGTGCTGCAGAATGCCTGATGCAGATGGGCGAACTGGAAGCTGCCAAAGACGCTGTCCTGATGGCAATCGAAAATTCCACCGACGAACCTCACCTCGTTCAGCGCAAGGATCGCGCTGAATTTCTCCTCAAAATCATTGAAAAACGTATGGCCAAGGAGAAATCACAGTGA